The genomic interval GAAAGAATATGTTATTTCACAAGTTACTATGGATAATACTTTTATCGAAGTTGACGACAGAGTCAATGTTGGAGATGAAGTACATTTATATCATAGACCTAACGAAATTAAAACAAAGACAGGTTTTAGTATGCTTGAACTTTTAATAGCTATATCACCTCTGAGAGTAAAAAGAATTTTTAAAGGAGAAGAAAACTAGATAATGATATTACTTTTTTTAAAATCAATAATTATTGGTATTGCTAATATAATCCCTGGAGTATCAGGAGGAACTTTAGCAGTTATGTTAAATGTCTATGATCCTATTACTGAAAAGATAGGAAATTTCTTTTTGGTTGATAGAAAGACTAAGCTTTCTTATTTTTGGTATTTATTTATAGTATTAGTAGGAGCAGCGACAGGAATTTTCCTCTTTGCCAATATTATTAAATATTCTATAACGAATTACCCTAAGATAACAGTCTCTGTGTTTACTTTACTTATATTGCCGTCTATTCCTTACATAGTAAAAGGGCTAGATTATAAAAAGAAAAAAAATATCTTAGCTTTTTGCTGTGGAGCAGCACTTATGATAATTTTTATTCTTTTAGGGCTAAAATATGGAGATAAATCTGCAGGAGCTGTTACTATACAATTAGTTAAAGGAGTTTGCTTCACAAGAGGCTACTTACTAAAATTATTTATTTGTGGTGTAGTTGCTGCAGGAGCTATGATAATACCAGGAATCTCTGGTTCATTGTTACTTATGATGCTAGGAGAATATTATAATGTTGTATATTTAATTTCTTCTTTAGCAAGTTCTTTAAAAGAAAAATCTTTTACAATTTTATCGCCCTTGATTATTTTAGCAATAGGGATTGGAGTTGGACTAGTTGTTTTCTCAAAAGCTATAAATTATTTATTAAAAAATCATAAAGAATTCACTTTGTTTTTTATAGAAGGAATAATAACTTTCTCTATAATTCAAATGTGGTTAAGTATCTAAATATATTAAGGAGTTTTTAAATGAATCCAGTATTTTTAAAATTAGGTCCAATAGAACTTCATTACTATGGGCTTATGTATGCAATAGCATTTTACATTGGTATAACTCTTGGTAAGAAAATTGCAAAAGAAAGAAATTTTGATGTTGAATTAGTTGAGAATTATGCTTTTGTTGCTATTATTTCAGGTTTAATAGGAGGAAGACTTTACTATGTACTTTTCAATCTTCCTTATTATTTAAGAAATCCTCTTGAAATTCCTGCTGTTTGGCATGGTGGAATGGCCATACATGGAGGAATAATTGGTGGAATAATTGGAACTCTTATCTATGCAAAGATTAAAAAAGTTAATCCATTGACATTGGGAGATTTTGCAGCGGGACCATTTATACTAGGGCAAGCAATTGGTAGAATAGGTAATTTTATGAATGGAGAAGTTCATGGAGTTCCAACTTTCACACCATTTTCTGTAATATTTAATTTAAAACCCAAATTCTATGAATGGTATTCATATTATCAAAATTTAGATTTAGTAGAAAAATCAAAATATAAGGAGCTTGTTCCTTGGGGAGTTATATTCCCAGAAAGTTCTCCAGCAGGAAGTGAATTTCCTAATTTACCATTACACCCTGCTATGCTTTATGAAATGGTTCTAAACCTTATAGGTTTTTTCATAATTTGGTTTATTCTAAGAAAGAAAAAAAATAAAGCACCTGGTTATATGTGGTGGTGGTATATCATAATCTATTCAATAAATAGAATAATAATAAGTTTCTTTAGAGTTGAAGACTTGATGTTCTTTAATTTTAGAGCACCTCATGTAATAAGTTTTATTTTAATTGCTATTTCAATTTTCTTTTTGAAAAAAGATAATAAAAAAATATTTTAATTTATTGACAAATTTAATAAAAAATGTTAGAATTCTTTAAGTAAAAGCCATCAAGAGAGATTGAGGGACAGGCCCGTTGAGATCTCAGCAACCTGCACATTGTGTGTGGTGCTAATTCCTGATAGATGGAGAATGATTATTAAAATAACATTTCTCTATCTGGATTGGATAGAGTTTTTTTATTGTATTATTGTGTTTTAATTTTTAAGGAGGAATGAATGAAAAAATTTACATATTTTACATCTGAATTTGTATCACCTGGACACCCAGACAAAGTTTCAGATCAAATATCAGACGCTATTTTAGATGCTTGTTTAGCAGATGACCCTAACTCAAGAGTTGCCTGTGAAGTATTTTGTACTACAGGTTTAGTTGTAGTTGGAGGAGAAATTACTACTACAACATATATCGATGTTCAAGAAATTGTTAGAAAGAAAATTGATGAAATAGGTTACAAACCAGGTATGGGATTTGACTCTAACTGTGGAACTTTAAGCTGTATTCACTCTCAATCACCTGACATCGCTATGGGAGTTGATGTTGGTGGAGCTGGAGACCAAGGAATAATGTTTGGTGGAGCTGTTAAAGAAACTGAAGAACTTATGCCTTTAGCACTTGTTCTATCAAGAGAAATCTTAGTAAGACTTACTAAAATGATGAAAGCTGGAGAAATTGCATGGGCAAGACCTGACCAAAAATCACAAGTTACTTTAGCTTATGATGAAAATGGAAACATTGACCACGTTGATTCTATTGTTGTTTCAGTTCAACATGATGAAGAAGTTTCACATGCTGAAATAGAAAAAACTATTATAGAAAAAGTGGTAAACCCTGTTTTAGAAAAATATAAATTAAATACTGATAATATCAAATACTATATCAATCCAACAGGAAGATTTGTTATTGGAGGACCTCATGGAGACACAGGTCTTACTGGAAGAAAAATTATAGTTGATACTTATGGTGGATACTTTAGACATGGTGGAGGTGCTTTCTCTGGTAAAGACCCTTCAAAAGTTGACAGATCAGCTGCTTATGCTGCTAGATGGGTTGCTAAAAACGTTGTTGCAGCAGGCTTTGCTGATAAATGTGAAATTCAATTATCTTATGCAATAGGAGTTGATAAACCTGTTTCTATAAAAGTTGATACTTTTGGAACTGCAAAAGTTGATGAAGATAAAATTTCTGAAGCAATATCAAAAGTATTTGACTTATCTCCAAGAGGAATAGAAAAAGCTCTTGAATTAAGAGAAGGTAAATTCAAATATCAAGATTTAGCTGCTTTTGGACATATAGGAAGAACTGATATAGATACTCCTTGGGAAAGACTAAATAAGATTGAAGAATTGAAAAAAGCTATTAACTTATAGGAAAGTGATGAAATGTTAAAGAAATTTTCAGAAGCTCAAGAAAAAGGCTATAACTATATGCTATTTATAGAATTGGGATATTTAACTTCAAAAAATGATTTATCTAGCTTCCAAGTAAAAGCTGTAACTATTGAAGGATATTTTGAAACAATAAAACAAATATATGACTATGTTGAAAATATAGATTTCGAAGAAACAGAAGAAAAAGATGGAAGATATGAGTGTGAAGTTTCTAATATCTATGATGTAAGTAGAAAAATATATTTTATAAAAAATGAAGGGCTTACATTTACAGAAGTAGATGACACTGATATAGTTGATAGAATTGTAAATAAAGGTCCTAAAGAAATTGTTGGAAAAAGTAAAGAATTTTTAGAAGCAAGATTATAAATAAAATAAGGGCGTAATGCCCTTATTTTTTATTTTACATATGCTAAGAATTTTTCAGATAGTTCATGTCTTCCATGAGCAAGGTCGAAGAATTCTTTTTGTAATGCTTTAGTTATAGTTTTATCTCCATTTCCAACTACTATATTATCAACAGAGTAAACAGGAGTAACTTCAGCTGCAGTACCTGTTAAGAATAATTCGTCACAGATATATAAAAGTTCTCTTGGTATAGCTTGTTCTACAACTTCATAACCTAATTTTTTTGCTAATTGAATAACTGTATCTTTTGTTATTCCTCCAAGTGCAGAAGAAGCTAAAGTTGGAGTTATTATTTTACCATTTAAAACAACAAATAGATTTTCTCCACTTCCTTCACTGACATTTCCTAAATAGTCAAGAGCAATACCTTCTTCATATCCATTATTAAGTGCTTCTAATCTAATAAGTTGAGAACTTAAATAATTTCCTCCAGCTTTTGCAAGAGAAGGTAAAGTATTAAGAGCAGGTCTTCTCCAGCTAGAAACTTGTACTCTTATTCCTTTGTTAAGTGCTTCTTCTCCTAGATATGCTCCCCAAGCCCAAGCAGCTATTGCAACATCTACTGGACATCTTGATGGAGTAACACCTAATTCAAAATAACCACGATAAGCTATTGGACGGATATATCCTTGTTCTAATTTATTAGCTTTTACAGTTTCAATTATAGCTTGTTCTATTTCTTCTACTGTATAAGGAATTTCCATTCTATATATTTTTGCAGAGTCAAAAAGTCTTTTAACATGTTCTCTTAATCTAAAAATTGCTGGTCCATTTTCTGTCTTATAGATTCTTATTCCTTCAAATACTGAGCTTCCATAGTGAACTACATGAGATAAAATATGTATGTTAGCATCATCATGTCCTACTAATTTTCCATTCATCCAAATTTTTTCTGTGTTTATCATTTCTAAATACTCCTTAAATTTTTAGTTGTACTATAATAACTTAAATTTAAAAAAAAATCAAGTTTTTTTTGAATTATTTTTCAATTTTTAAGGCTCTAAATGAATTTAAAACAGCAAGTATAGTAACTCCTGTGTCAGCAAAAACTGCCATCCACATATCAGCTATTCCTAAGGCACTTAAAATAAGAGCAATAACTTTTATTCCAAAGGCAAGAGCCATATTTTGCATTGCTATCTTCATAGTCTTTTTAGAGCTTTTAATAGCTGTTACTATCTTACTAGGTTCATCTGTCATAATAACTACATCAGCAGCCTCTATCGCAGCATCAGAGCCCATAGCACCCATAGCAATTCCCACATCTGCTCTAGCAAGAACAGGTGCATCATTTATACCGTCTCCAACAAATATTACAGAGCCTTTTGATGTTTTATTTTTTATTATTTCTTCAAATTTGCTTACTTTATCTTGAGGTAAAAGATTAGAATAAGTTTCATCTAATTCTAAGTCTTCTCCAACTTTTTTAGCTACCTTTTCCAAGTCACCTGTTAGCATTATATTCTTTTTAATTCCTATATTTTTCAATTCTTTTATTGCTTTTTTAGCATCTTCTTTTATTTCATCAGAAATTACTATGTAACCTGAAAATACATTATCAATCTCAACATAAAGTATAGTTCCTACATCAGTTACAGAAATATCCTTTGGAAGATTTACTAATTTTTCATTTCCAACAAGAACTTTTTTATTATTTATAATAGCTTCTATACCCTTACCAGAAATTTCTTTAATACTATTTATAGATGAGTTATCAATCTCTTTGTTATAGTATTTTTGTATAGATTTTGATATAGGGTGGTTTGAGCCTGATTCAGCACTAGCAACATAAAACATAAATTCATTTTCATCTATATTTTTATCATAGACTACAACTTTTTGAACATTGAAAACTCCCTTAGTTAGAGTTCCTGTCTTATCAAAAACAACTGTATCAACTTTAGCTAATGCTTCTAAATAGTTTCCTCCCTTTATTAAAACTCCTGCTTTTGAAGCTGCACCAATTCCACTAAAAAAGCTAAGTGGTACAGAAATTACAAAGGCACAAGGACAAGAAACAACTAAAAATGATAGGGCTCTAAATACCCACAATCTAAAATTATATTCTCCACTTATAATAGGTGGAAGTAAAGCTAATAATATAGCTAGTCCTATAACGATTGGTGTATATATTTTTGCAAATCTTGTTATTAATCTTTCTGATTTAGATTTTTTAGCTGCTGCATTTTCAACTAAATCCAAAACTTTGTTAACTGTGGAATCAAAGTATTCTTTTGTTACTTTTGCTGTGATTAAACCATTTATATTGATACAACCACTTAAAATATTTGCTCCTTCTCTTACTTCAACAGGAACTGATTCTCCTGTTAATGCTGAAGTATCAAGGCTTGTTTCTCCTTTTATAATTGTTGCATCTAGTGGAACTCTTTCACCAGGTCTTATTTCAATAATTTCTCCAAGCTCTACTTCATCAGGATCAACTCTTTGAGTCTTGTTATCTCTAATAACATTTGCATATTCAGGCTTTATATCCATCATAGCAGCAATAGACTTTCTTGATTTATTAATTGCATAACCTTGAAACAACTCCCCTATTTCATACAAAAGCATAACTGCAACTGCTTCTGGATATTCTCCTATTAAAATAGCTCCTAAAGTTGCCACTGTCATTAAAAAATTTTCATCTAAAAAATCTCCTCTTTCTATGTTTTTAACAGCAAGTAAGACTGTATCTTTCCCCACTAAAACATAGGCTACAAGTATTAATACAAGTTGTAGTGCTTGAGGCATTCTTATAAATAGAGTTAAAGTAAACAGTATAGCAGAAATAGCAATAATTATTTCCTTCTTTTTTTTCATAATACACCGACCATTCTATTAAAATTTGACTATGCTTTTATCATATTTACATCAGGTTCAACTTCATTCACTAATTTCTTTACTTTTTCAACAATTTCTTCCATATTTTCACTTTCAAGAGTCATTTTAGTTGTCATGAAGTTTATCATAACAGATTTAACTCCTTCTAATTTTCCAACTTTTTCTTCAATCTTAGCTGCACAATGAGCACAATTCAATCCTTCTAATTTAAAAACTTTTTTCATATTAATCCTCTCCTTTTTCTTCTTGTATATGTACTAAACCTTGTTCAAAAATTTCTTTTACGTGATTATCTGATAAAGAATAAAGAACTTCTTTTCCAGATTTTCTAAACTTTACTAAGTCTGCTTCTCTCAAAGCTCTTAATTGATGAGATACAGCAGATTTTGTCATATTTAAAACATTTGCTATATCACAAACACACATCTCACTCACATCTAATGCCCATAAAATTCTTATTCTTGTACCATCTCCTATAACTTTAAAGAAGTCTGATAAATCTCCAAGAATTTCATCATTAGGAAATTCTTTTTTTACTTTTTCAACAATTTCTTTATTTACACTATCACAATCGCAAGAATTTACAGGTTTTACTGATTTTATTGCTTTCATAGTTTCACCTCTTTTATATCAACAATTGATTATCTATTCAACTGTATATATTATAATTGAATACCTATTCAATTGTCAAGAACTTTTTTATTTTTTTCAATAAAAAAGAGAATTTTTAAGTTTTTATTCTCAAAAATTCTCTTAATTATGTCAGGTCATAGTTTATCAACACTATTTGACAAATAACCTATAAATATGTTCCATCTATATAGCTTTTCTTAAATTAATTATTTCTTATACTAAGATATATGATAATCTATTTTTTCTGTAATTTTATAAAGAATTTTTTTTAATCTTTCTATTACTACTGTTATTTCTCTGTTAACTTTATGTGTTTTTTCTAAATCATTTTTATCATAAACTCCATATTCTGAAATACTATTAACATGTGAATTAAAATAACTTTCTCCTAAAGAATTTAAGTTTTTTAATTCACTATCTGTTATTTTTTTTTCTTCTAATGTTAAATTAACTTCTTCTAAAAACTTTTTTAATTCCCTTATATATCCATCTGAATCTTTTCTCATATCTTTATATTTTTCAATTACACTTATTAGTCCTTCTACTGAGTCTCTAAGTTCTATAAAATCTTCTTCTACAAAATTTTTTCTGCTTTTTAATTCTTCCCATATCATAATTATTTAACTCCTTTCATTTATTATTTAACAGGATAACTTTTTATTACTTTACCAAAACTTTTTGAATTTGGAATAAAATATTGTTCTTGATTTAATCCTCCAAGAAATGGTCCTCCTTGATAACCCACTGATCCTTTATATTTAGGTATACCTTCTGGAAATTCAATATAATACATTGTATCCAATATTGATTTATTTGTTTCGAATCCTCTTATTTTTATTTCACCATTAGAATCAACCCACCATTTTTTGATGGCAAGATCTATTCTTGCCTGTGCTTCTGAATTCTTAGGGACTTTTGTATACCAACTTCCATAAGGATAAGTTTCATCTCCCATTCTTACAAACATCCCACTTTCATTTGAAGCATCGTTATACATCCCACCATAAAAATTATTTATTGGTAGATTTTTGCTTTCTGCTAACAGACCAGGATTGGTAGTAGCATTATATTCATATTTATTTACATCATTATATTTAGACACTATTTTTCCTGGAATTTCTTTATCCATATAATCATTCAAAAATTTATTTTCACTATCAGTTAAATTTGGATATTTAACTGAAGATTTTAGTACAGGGTTATATGGTAGCTTACTTGCTACTTTATTTGCTCCATCTGTTAACAACGGTACAGTTGCTAGTGCTCTATTTGTTATTAATGGTGCTACTAAAGCTCCGTTAGTTGCTACTGGTACAGGTTTATCATATAATACTAGAGAATTATTTCCTGTCTGATATGAAACTCTAGATATAACACTTTGACTTACTGCTCCATTTCCTACTAACATTTTAGAGCTTGAATTTGCTCCTATTAAAGTATTTGCTTCATAAGGTGTTAAAGATGTTTCAGAAATCCGTTGACCTAATGGATTTATTTTTTGTAATGATCTTTCTCCAGTTGTTAAATTTTTTTGTGAAATACTCATACTACCATCAGGATAAGTAGTTATATTTTGATAAGCTATTGTTGTCCCACCAGGTGTTCCATCATTTATAAGTACTTTACCTTGAACAGTTTTTACTTTATTTTCTAAAAGTAGTTGTTCTTCATTTGTTACTTCACTATCTGATACTAAACTAGGAACAGAAGTGAGCCACACCCAAAATCTTTTATCCAAGATTTTGGGTGTGGCTCATATCTTCTATCTATACAGTTTCTCATAAATTAATTGTATATTTTACACTAAATCATATGATACATAACTTTTTCTGTAATTTTATAAAGAATTTTTCCAAATCTTTTTTTGGCAATTTTTATTTCATCATTAGCTTTATGTGTTTTTTCTAAATTATTTTTATCATAAACATAATATGAATATATACTATTATCAACACGCGAATTAAAGTAACTTTCTCCTAAAGAATTTAAATTTTTTAGTTCCTTATCTGTTATTTTTTTTTCTTCTAATGTTAAATTAACATCAGCTAAAAAATCTTTTAAATCATCTATATATAAGCTTGAGTTATATCCCATATCTTTATATTTTTCAATTACACTTATTAGCTCTTCTACTGAGTCCCTAAGTTCTATAAAATCTTCTTCTACAAAATTTTTTCTACTTTTTAATTCTTCACATATCATAATTATTTAACTCCTTTCATTTATTATTTAACAGGATAAGTTTCTATTATTTCTCCATATTCCCAAGAATCTGGAATAAAATATTGCTCCTGATCTAACCCACCTAAAAATGGTCCTCCTTGATAACCCACTGGTCCTTTATATTTAGGTATACCTTCTGGAAATTTAATATAATACATTGTATCTAATATTGATTTCTCTGTTTCGAATCCTCTTATTTTTATTTCACCATTAGGTTTAACCCACCATTTTTTAATAGCAAGGTCTACCCTTGCTTGTGCTTCTGAATTCTTAGAGACTTTTGTATACCAGCTTCCATAAGGTTTTATTTTATCTCCCATTCTTACAAATATCCCACTTTCATTTGAAGCATCATTATACATTCCACCATAAAAATTATTTATCGGTGGATCTTTGCCTTCTGCTAATGGACCAGGATTAGTAGTAGCATTATATTCATATTTATTTACATCATTATATTTAGACACTATTTTTCCTGGCATTTCTTTATCCATATAATCATTCAAAAATTTATTTTCACTATCAGTTAAATTTGGATATTTAACTGGAGATTTTAGTACAGGGTTATATGGTAGCTTACTTGCTACTTGACTTACCTTATTTGCTTCATTTGTTAACAATGGTGCAGTTGCTAGTGCTCTATTTGTTGTTAATGGTGGTACTAAAGTTCCGTTAGTTGCTACTGGTACAGGTGTTTTATCATATAATACTAGAGAATTGTTTCCTGTCTGATATGAAACTTTAGATATAACACTTTGACTTACTGCTCCATTTCCTACTAACATTTTAGAGCTTGAATTTGCTCCTATTAAAGTGTTTGCTTCGTAAGGTGTAAAAGATGTTTCAAAAATTCGTTGACCTAATGGATTTATTTTTTGTAATGATATTTCTCCAGTTGTTAAATTTTTTTGTGAAATACTCATACTACCATCAGGATAAGTAGTTATATTTTGATAAGCTTTTGTTGTTCCACCAGGTGTTCCATCATTTATAAATACTTTACCTTGAACAGAATTTACTTTATTTTCTAAAAGTAATTGTTCTTCATTTGTTACTCCACTAGCTGATACTAAACTAGGAACAGAAGTGAGCCACACCTAAAATCTTGAATAAAAGATTTTGGGTGTGGCTCATATCTTCTATCTATACAGCTTCTCATAAATTAATTGTATATTTTACACTAAATCATATGATACATAACTTTTTCTGTAATCTTATAAAGAATTTTTCCAAATCTACTTACTGCTACTGTTATTTCTTTGTTAACTTTATGTGTTTTTTCTAAATCATTTTTATCATAAACTGCATATTCTGAAATACTATTAATATGTGAATTAAAATAACTTTCTCTTAAAGAATTTAAGTTTTTTAATTCCCTATCTGTTATTTTTTTTTCTTCTAATGTTAAATTAACTTCTTCTAAAAACTCTTTTAATTCCGTTATATATTCATCTGAATCTTTTTCCATATCTTTATATTTTTCAATTACACTTATTAGCCCTTCTACTGAGTCCCTAAGTTCTATAAAATCTTCTTCTACAAAATTTTTTCTACTTTTTAATTCTTCGCATATCATAATTATATAGCTCCTTTCATTTACTATTTAATAGGGTGACTTTTTATTACTTTACCAAAATTTCTTGAGTTTGGAATAAAATATTGTTCTTGATTTAATCCTCCAAGAAATGGTCCTCCTTGATAACCCACTGGTCCTTTATATTTAGGTATACCTTCTGGAAATTCAATATAATACATTGTATCCAATATTGATTTATCTGCTTCTAATCCTCTTATTTTTATTTCACCATCAGGTTTAACCCACCATTTTTTAATAGCAAGGTCTACCCTTGCTTCTACTTCTGAATTCTTAGAGACTTTTGTATACCAACTTCCATAGGGTTTTATTTTATCTCCCATTCTTACAAATATCCCACTTTCATTTGAAGCATCATTATACATCCCTCCATAAAAATTTTTTATTGGTGGATCATCTCCTCCTATTGATAATGGACCAGGATTGGTAGTAGCATTATATTCATATTTATTTACATCATTATATTTAGACACTATTTTTCCTGGAATTTCTTTATCCATATAATCATTCAAAAATTTATTTTCACTATCAGTTAAATTTGGATATTTAACTGAAGATTTTAGTACAGGGTTATATGGTAGCTTACTTGCTACTTTATTTACTCCATCTGTTAACAACGGTACAGTTGCTAGTGCTCTATTTGTTGTTAATGGTGGTACTAAAGCTCCGTTAGTTGCTACTGGTACAGGTGTTTTATCATATAATACTAGAGAATGGTTTCCTGTCTGATATGAAACTCTAGATATAACACTTTGACTTACTGCTCCATTTCCTACTAACATTTTAGAGCTTGAATTTGCTCCTATTAAAGTATTTGCTTCATAAGGTATTAAAGATGTTTCAAAAACCCGTTGACCTAATGGATTTATTCCTTGTGATGATATTTCTCCCGTTGTTAAATTTTCTTGAAAAATTTTCATACTTCCATCAGGATAAGTAATTCTTTTTTGATAAGCCATTGTTGTCCCACCAGGTGTTCCATCATTTATAAGTACTTTACCTTGAGATGTTTCTTTTATGACATTATATTTTTTTCCATCTGCTAAACTTCTAGTAGAAGAAATTGGTGTTTTTTGTTCTCTAAAAGAAGTATTTATTTGACTTCCTTGATTAAGATTATTAGCAAATTTTGAATTAGACAACTGATTTTCTAATCTATTTATCCCTCTACTTGAAATATTTTTTGAAATTGACGTACCAATCTGTACTCTGTCTATCAAATCATATTTTTCTTCAGTTAATAAATCCTCCCCAACAAACATCTCAATTCCTAATTTAACTTCTCCCACTCCAGGAATCATATTTGTTCCCATACTTACTAAAAATTTTATTTTCTTATAGTTTGGATCTTTTGAAAGGATATCTTTTCTATAATATTCTTTAAATTTTAAATCTTCAGGATTTGAAGCATCTCCAACATTCTCACCAAAATCAACATTAGAATAATCTTTTCCATCACTCTTTATTCCTATTACTTTATCATTCTTACTATATTGTTTCTTAAAGTAATCGTTTGTTGGCTTTCCTAAACTTTCTAATCCTTTTTCACTTCCATCTGGAACTACTTTTTGTCTTCCTTCTTTCTTTCCTATTATATGGCTTTGCTCTTCTGCTATTGTTCCTATTACTCCTGCCTTAGTACTATTAGCTGCTGATTCAGTATTTACTAGAATATATCCTATTCCTGTTTTCTTATCTACATAAGCTGTTCCATTCTTTATATAAGTATTTCCTTTTTTATCTACTCCAATTAATTGTGGAGAGTTACTTGGGTCTGTAAAAATTACTTTTACCTTATAACCTAAATCTTCTGATGCCTCTTCAAAGGCTTTTGCAATATCTTCTTGATTTTTTGCTTCTTGTAATCTTGAATCTATTAGATTATATATTACCTTAGCCTGTCTTACTTCTCCAAGTTGTTCTGATATATTTCTATCTTCTTTTCCTTGTAAATTTACTGTACTATCTACTGCATGGTAAATATCGTATATTTCATTTTTAGCTTTTTGTAAATCTTCTTTAAACTTTTCAGGATTTTTTATATAGTTAATTGTTTGAGATTCTACATTGATATTTGTTTTAAAATCTCTATCTTCTGTTATCTCTGTCATTGTATCTAAATCTCTGTTTATTTCATCTCCAGAAGATTTTTCTATTTCTACATTACCTATTACTGTATTCTTTGTTATTCCTTCTTGTTTTTTATCAGAATAATTTACTCCTATACTTGTTATTCCAGAAGTTGATACTCCTACTGAACCCCCTGCTGTTTTTAACTTATCTACATTTTCTAAGTTATGTCCTACATACTCATCTATTGATAGTTTTCCATTTTCAGTTGTACCTATCGCAGAAGCTGTATTTTCTAGCCTACCTACCTTTAAATTACTTCCATCTCCTATTATGAAAGTACTTGCATTATCTACAACTCTTCTTTCTCCATTTGTTTTAGAATAATTTGCACTTCCTGATGGTAGACCATTTGCTGATATACTTAAACTTCCACCTTTTGTACTACCCTTTGTTGTAGATGTATTTTGTTTACTTTCAATAGTTAGATTTTCTATATTACCTGTAACCATTCCACCTTCTTGGTTAAATCCAGAAAGAGTCATATTCTTTGTATTGTTATGTACTTCATCTACATTTACAAATCTACCATTTTGATAAGTAGTTCCATTGCTATTCATATTTGATTTAGAAGCTGAAATACTTACTGCATTAAATTCTGTTTGTGTTCCATCTCCATAACCAATAGTTACTCCTGTTGATATTCCACTACTTTTACCAGTAGATGAATGTGAATTATTTAATTCAACAGCTGTCTTATTAATATTTTCTACATTGTTATAGATAAACTTAGTATCTTGTGCTTGTGTTCCAACATATTCAACATTCTTTACATTGTTGTAAGTTATACTTGAATTTTCATCTTTACCTCTTATTGTTGTTACAACTGCACTTTCACTATGCGAGTTTGA from Fusobacterium pseudoperiodonticum carries:
- a CDS encoding DUF368 domain-containing protein; protein product: MILLFLKSIIIGIANIIPGVSGGTLAVMLNVYDPITEKIGNFFLVDRKTKLSYFWYLFIVLVGAATGIFLFANIIKYSITNYPKITVSVFTLLILPSIPYIVKGLDYKKKKNILAFCCGAALMIIFILLGLKYGDKSAGAVTIQLVKGVCFTRGYLLKLFICGVVAAGAMIIPGISGSLLLMMLGEYYNVVYLISSLASSLKEKSFTILSPLIILAIGIGVGLVVFSKAINYLLKNHKEFTLFFIEGIITFSIIQMWLSI
- the metK gene encoding methionine adenosyltransferase — protein: MKKFTYFTSEFVSPGHPDKVSDQISDAILDACLADDPNSRVACEVFCTTGLVVVGGEITTTTYIDVQEIVRKKIDEIGYKPGMGFDSNCGTLSCIHSQSPDIAMGVDVGGAGDQGIMFGGAVKETEELMPLALVLSREILVRLTKMMKAGEIAWARPDQKSQVTLAYDENGNIDHVDSIVVSVQHDEEVSHAEIEKTIIEKVVNPVLEKYKLNTDNIKYYINPTGRFVIGGPHGDTGLTGRKIIVDTYGGYFRHGGGAFSGKDPSKVDRSAAYAARWVAKNVVAAGFADKCEIQLSYAIGVDKPVSIKVDTFGTAKVDEDKISEAISKVFDLSPRGIEKALELREGKFKYQDLAAFGHIGRTDIDTPWERLNKIEELKKAINL
- a CDS encoding heavy metal translocating P-type ATPase, with amino-acid sequence MKKKKEIIIAISAILFTLTLFIRMPQALQLVLILVAYVLVGKDTVLLAVKNIERGDFLDENFLMTVATLGAILIGEYPEAVAVMLLYEIGELFQGYAINKSRKSIAAMMDIKPEYANVIRDNKTQRVDPDEVELGEIIEIRPGERVPLDATIIKGETSLDTSALTGESVPVEVREGANILSGCININGLITAKVTKEYFDSTVNKVLDLVENAAAKKSKSERLITRFAKIYTPIVIGLAILLALLPPIISGEYNFRLWVFRALSFLVVSCPCAFVISVPLSFFSGIGAASKAGVLIKGGNYLEALAKVDTVVFDKTGTLTKGVFNVQKVVVYDKNIDENEFMFYVASAESGSNHPISKSIQKYYNKEIDNSSINSIKEISGKGIEAIINNKKVLVGNEKLVNLPKDISVTDVGTILYVEIDNVFSGYIVISDEIKEDAKKAIKELKNIGIKKNIMLTGDLEKVAKKVGEDLELDETYSNLLPQDKVSKFEEIIKNKTSKGSVIFVGDGINDAPVLARADVGIAMGAMGSDAAIEAADVVIMTDEPSKIVTAIKSSKKTMKIAMQNMALAFGIKVIALILSALGIADMWMAVFADTGVTILAVLNSFRALKIEK
- the lgt gene encoding prolipoprotein diacylglyceryl transferase, which gives rise to MNPVFLKLGPIELHYYGLMYAIAFYIGITLGKKIAKERNFDVELVENYAFVAIISGLIGGRLYYVLFNLPYYLRNPLEIPAVWHGGMAIHGGIIGGIIGTLIYAKIKKVNPLTLGDFAAGPFILGQAIGRIGNFMNGEVHGVPTFTPFSVIFNLKPKFYEWYSYYQNLDLVEKSKYKELVPWGVIFPESSPAGSEFPNLPLHPAMLYEMVLNLIGFFIIWFILRKKKNKAPGYMWWWYIIIYSINRIIISFFRVEDLMFFNFRAPHVISFILIAISIFFLKKDNKKIF
- a CDS encoding branched-chain amino acid transaminase, producing MINTEKIWMNGKLVGHDDANIHILSHVVHYGSSVFEGIRIYKTENGPAIFRLREHVKRLFDSAKIYRMEIPYTVEEIEQAIIETVKANKLEQGYIRPIAYRGYFELGVTPSRCPVDVAIAAWAWGAYLGEEALNKGIRVQVSSWRRPALNTLPSLAKAGGNYLSSQLIRLEALNNGYEEGIALDYLGNVSEGSGENLFVVLNGKIITPTLASSALGGITKDTVIQLAKKLGYEVVEQAIPRELLYICDELFLTGTAAEVTPVYSVDNIVVGNGDKTITKALQKEFFDLAHGRHELSEKFLAYVK